From Achromobacter spanius, a single genomic window includes:
- a CDS encoding type II secretion system F family protein — protein MIWLAAAAAMVCAGLLAWRAQNWFAPALRRYREVYTQDAGVRLSEVFLFIDPRQLWAGAVGCGLAAAIAAFAATGSALMAALFALPASRVPRMVVEGLRRRRARRFEAQLPMALLMLASSLRAGVAMATGLRHVVDQSSAPLAQEFGLMLREQRLGVPWDVALDNLQVRMPADSTSLVVAAMRIAAKTGGNLAEALESIAQTLRGRLQLQAKLLALTSQGRLQAWIVGALPLLLLAVLDRLEPEIMGLLWHTPMGWGVLAIVAVLETAGVLLIRRIMRIDI, from the coding sequence ATGATCTGGCTTGCGGCAGCGGCCGCCATGGTGTGCGCCGGATTGCTGGCTTGGCGCGCGCAGAATTGGTTTGCGCCCGCGCTTCGGCGATACCGCGAGGTCTACACGCAGGACGCGGGTGTGCGGCTGAGCGAAGTGTTTCTGTTCATCGACCCGCGCCAATTGTGGGCGGGCGCTGTCGGCTGCGGATTGGCGGCTGCGATCGCTGCGTTCGCGGCCACCGGTAGCGCGCTGATGGCGGCCTTGTTCGCCCTTCCGGCCTCGCGCGTGCCGCGGATGGTTGTAGAAGGATTGCGGCGCCGGCGTGCGCGGCGCTTTGAAGCGCAGTTGCCCATGGCGCTGTTGATGCTGGCTTCTTCGTTGCGGGCCGGCGTGGCCATGGCGACGGGTTTGCGCCATGTCGTTGACCAGAGCAGCGCGCCGCTCGCCCAGGAGTTCGGTCTGATGCTGCGCGAACAGCGTCTGGGCGTGCCGTGGGACGTTGCGCTCGACAACCTGCAGGTCAGGATGCCGGCCGATTCGACCTCGCTGGTGGTGGCGGCAATGCGCATCGCGGCCAAGACCGGCGGCAATCTGGCGGAAGCCCTGGAAAGCATCGCGCAAACGTTGCGTGGCCGCCTTCAGTTGCAGGCGAAGCTGCTGGCACTGACGTCGCAGGGACGGCTGCAGGCGTGGATCGTGGGGGCGTTGCCCTTGCTGCTGCTGGCGGTGCTCGACCGGCTGGAGCCGGAAATCATGGGGCTGTTGTGGCACACGCCAATGGGATGGGGCGTGCTGGCCATTGTGGCGGTGCTGGAGACGGCCGGCGTGCTGCTGATCCGGCGAATCATGCGGATCGATATCTGA
- a CDS encoding type II secretion system F family protein, with translation MWLYLSMIATAAGTAWLAWVLLSPLLSPLLSEDLEPAHAMPWWWRVAWPWIAAVAPLAGPLCAWRWRLRLDRAIERAALPRAVRYAHIAALCASAALAAGSMAAAGALALAPPGALAWLPWSLGAAAAAATAPVMWLKGLGTQRCRAIERDLPFVFDMMTLCVEAGLSIQGALQLAAQSGPPGVLRDVLADALAEMRAGVSRTAAIKTLAERSNSALARNWAAALAQAEALGASLGPVLRAQAAQCRSDRHTRAEQLAMQAPVKMLLPLIGCIFPCTFIVLAFPIAVQLLQSVQ, from the coding sequence ATGTGGCTTTACCTGAGCATGATCGCGACGGCGGCCGGGACTGCCTGGCTTGCCTGGGTGCTGTTGAGTCCGCTGTTGAGTCCATTGCTGAGCGAGGACCTGGAACCGGCTCACGCCATGCCGTGGTGGTGGCGCGTCGCATGGCCCTGGATCGCGGCGGTGGCGCCGCTGGCGGGCCCGCTGTGCGCCTGGCGGTGGCGGCTTCGGCTGGACCGGGCCATAGAACGGGCGGCGTTGCCACGGGCTGTGAGGTATGCGCACATCGCGGCGTTGTGCGCAAGCGCGGCCCTGGCTGCCGGCAGCATGGCCGCCGCGGGAGCGCTTGCGCTGGCGCCGCCCGGCGCTTTGGCGTGGCTGCCCTGGTCGCTGGGGGCGGCCGCAGCCGCCGCAACGGCACCGGTCATGTGGTTGAAGGGCCTGGGCACGCAGCGATGCCGCGCCATCGAGCGGGATCTGCCCTTCGTGTTCGACATGATGACGCTGTGCGTCGAAGCCGGATTGAGCATCCAGGGCGCACTGCAATTGGCGGCGCAGAGCGGGCCGCCGGGCGTGCTGCGCGACGTCCTGGCCGATGCGCTGGCCGAGATGCGGGCAGGGGTGTCCAGAACGGCGGCGATCAAGACGTTGGCCGAGCGCAGCAACAGTGCGCTGGCACGCAATTGGGCGGCGGCCTTGGCGCAGGCGGAGGCGCTTGGGGCCAGTCTGGGGCCGGTCTTGCGCGCGCAAGCGGCGCAGTGCCGCAGTGACCGCCACACGCGGGCGGAGCAGCTGGCGATGCAGGCGCCGGTGAAGATGCTGCTGCCTTTGATTGGCTGCATCTTTCCGTGCACGTTCATCGTGCTGGCGTTTCCCATTGCGGTCCAGCTGCTGCAGAGCGTGCAATGA
- a CDS encoding BPSS1780 family membrane protein has product MQAAFLPATSGWLWVRDGFRLFRKQPLAMFTWAMAISLLVVFASATPPIGPMLVVALMPIITLMTLSACKHVEADRVMLPSMWGKPLKQPGVFRKLFLMGVLYAGTCLLMGLAIFLPFSDAMMEGMRIASVEKSMEPILSAMAMPLMLFAICYVVIAALFWHAPVLVAWHGLRLTQALFFSGIACWRNKLPFLVYGVCWIMVFLFIDLCAGLLVAVGLSPQFAGTLQIPFNIAAGGVLYCSFYPAYTSVFGINNASTHLDNGNGAQA; this is encoded by the coding sequence ATGCAAGCAGCATTTCTACCCGCGACGTCCGGCTGGCTTTGGGTCCGCGACGGATTCCGTCTGTTCCGCAAGCAACCCCTGGCCATGTTCACCTGGGCCATGGCCATCAGCCTGCTCGTCGTCTTCGCTTCCGCAACTCCGCCCATCGGTCCGATGCTCGTCGTGGCCCTGATGCCCATCATCACCCTGATGACGCTGTCCGCGTGCAAGCACGTAGAGGCCGACCGCGTCATGCTGCCGTCCATGTGGGGAAAGCCCCTCAAGCAGCCGGGCGTGTTCCGCAAGCTGTTCCTGATGGGTGTGCTTTATGCCGGCACCTGCCTGCTGATGGGCCTGGCCATCTTCCTGCCCTTCTCCGACGCCATGATGGAAGGCATGCGCATCGCCTCGGTTGAAAAAAGCATGGAGCCGATTCTGTCAGCCATGGCCATGCCGCTGATGCTGTTCGCGATCTGCTACGTGGTGATCGCGGCGCTGTTCTGGCACGCCCCCGTGCTGGTGGCTTGGCACGGTCTGCGCCTGACTCAGGCCTTGTTCTTTTCCGGCATCGCCTGCTGGCGCAACAAGCTACCGTTCCTGGTGTACGGCGTCTGCTGGATCATGGTGTTCCTGTTCATCGACCTGTGCGCCGGGCTGCTGGTTGCCGTCGGATTGTCGCCTCAGTTTGCCGGCACGCTGCAGATCCCGTTCAACATTGCGGCGGGCGGCGTTCTGTACTGCAGCTTCTATCCGGCCTATACCTCCGTGTTCGGCATCAATAACGCCAGCACGCATCTCGACAACGGCAACGGCGCGCAGGCATAG
- a CDS encoding homoserine kinase gives MAVFTPVSDDDARALLAHFDLGEFVSLRGITAGIENTNYFLYTTRGEYVLTLFEVLTQAQLPFYIELMYHLAERGIPAPQPQTLRDGTRLTTLHGKPCAIVSRLPGGYEPAPGPAHCALAGATLARAHVAAQDFPIHQPNLRGLSWWLETAPKVMPFLSPAQAELLTSELAAQQAATKTSAWQALQSGPAHCDLFRDNVLFAGTFEDPLMGGIIDFYFAGCDTWLFDVAVSVNDWCIDRDTGEFIPELVQSWLAAYAAVRPFTDAEREVWPQMLRAAALRFWLSRLYDFFLPRPAQTLKPHDPRHFERVLQARHRSELPVLP, from the coding sequence ATGGCCGTATTCACCCCCGTATCCGATGACGACGCGCGCGCCCTGCTGGCGCATTTCGATCTGGGCGAGTTCGTCTCGCTTCGAGGCATTACGGCGGGTATCGAAAACACCAACTATTTTCTGTACACGACGCGCGGCGAGTATGTCTTGACGCTGTTCGAGGTGCTGACGCAGGCCCAGCTGCCCTTCTACATTGAGCTGATGTATCACCTGGCCGAGCGCGGCATCCCGGCCCCGCAACCCCAGACCTTGCGCGACGGCACCCGCCTGACCACGCTGCACGGCAAGCCGTGCGCCATCGTGTCGCGCCTGCCCGGCGGGTACGAGCCGGCCCCCGGCCCCGCCCACTGCGCGCTCGCCGGCGCCACCCTTGCCCGCGCCCACGTCGCGGCGCAGGACTTTCCGATCCACCAGCCCAACCTGCGCGGGCTGTCGTGGTGGCTGGAGACCGCGCCCAAGGTCATGCCCTTTCTCAGCCCGGCCCAGGCCGAACTGCTGACGTCCGAGCTGGCTGCGCAGCAGGCCGCCACCAAGACGTCCGCATGGCAGGCCTTGCAGTCCGGCCCCGCCCACTGCGACCTGTTCCGGGACAATGTCCTCTTCGCCGGCACGTTCGAAGATCCCCTCATGGGTGGCATCATCGACTTCTATTTCGCGGGCTGCGACACGTGGCTGTTCGACGTGGCGGTCAGCGTCAACGACTGGTGCATCGATCGCGACACCGGCGAATTCATCCCCGAACTGGTGCAATCCTGGCTGGCTGCGTACGCTGCCGTGCGCCCGTTCACCGACGCCGAGCGCGAAGTCTGGCCCCAGATGCTGCGCGCGGCCGCCTTGCGTTTCTGGCTGTCCCGGTTGTATGACTTCTTCCTGCCCCGCCCGGCGCAGACGCTCAAGCCGCACGATCCGCGCCACTTCGAAAGAGTGTTGCAAGCGCGCCACCGCTCGGAACTGCCCGTCTTGCCGTAA
- the dusA gene encoding tRNA dihydrouridine(20/20a) synthase DusA: MIDVTDRHCRYFHRLLAPRARLYTEMITTGALLHGNVARHLDFDEAEHPVALQLGGSEPDALAHAAKLGKQWGYDEINLNCGCPSERVQKGAFGACLMAEPALVADCMKAMQDAVDIPVTVKHRLGLDYDESYEFVRDFVGKVYDTGCRVFIAHARNAVLKGLSPKDNREIPPLRYDVVAQLKRDFPDCTFVLNGGLADAGQSVQAAGAFDGVMLGRAAWHTPRVLSEVSMQLWPSVRLPSDAQVVDAMTEYAARQVAKGVPLRVMTRPMLGLVNGQSGARRWRRMLSDPALLAANNPELIYDAWRSQRHAPGARDATREAAPAGM, encoded by the coding sequence ATGATCGACGTCACTGATCGCCATTGCCGGTACTTTCACCGGCTGCTGGCGCCGCGCGCCCGCCTGTACACCGAAATGATTACCACCGGTGCGCTGCTGCACGGCAATGTGGCCCGCCACCTGGACTTTGACGAGGCCGAGCATCCCGTTGCCTTGCAACTGGGCGGCAGCGAGCCCGACGCGCTGGCGCACGCCGCCAAGCTGGGCAAGCAATGGGGCTATGACGAAATCAACCTGAATTGCGGATGCCCGTCCGAACGGGTGCAAAAGGGGGCCTTTGGCGCCTGCCTGATGGCCGAACCGGCGCTCGTGGCCGACTGCATGAAGGCCATGCAGGACGCCGTGGACATTCCTGTCACGGTCAAGCACCGCCTGGGGCTGGACTACGACGAATCCTATGAATTCGTGCGTGATTTCGTGGGCAAGGTCTACGACACCGGCTGCCGGGTATTCATCGCGCATGCGCGCAATGCGGTGCTTAAGGGCTTGTCACCCAAGGACAATCGCGAAATCCCGCCGCTGCGCTATGACGTGGTCGCGCAATTGAAGCGCGATTTCCCGGATTGCACCTTTGTGCTCAATGGCGGTCTGGCCGATGCCGGACAGTCGGTGCAGGCGGCCGGGGCCTTTGATGGGGTGATGCTCGGACGCGCCGCCTGGCATACGCCGCGCGTGCTGTCTGAGGTGTCAATGCAGTTGTGGCCGTCGGTGCGGCTGCCCAGCGATGCGCAGGTCGTGGACGCCATGACGGAATACGCCGCGCGGCAGGTTGCGAAGGGCGTGCCGCTGCGGGTGATGACGCGGCCGATGCTGGGGCTGGTGAACGGCCAGTCGGGTGCGCGCCGGTGGCGCCGGATGCTGTCGGATCCGGCCTTGCTGGCCGCGAACAATCCAGAACTGATCTATGACGCGTGGCGCAGCCAGCGTCATGCGCCGGGCGCGCGAGACGCCACACGCGAGGCCGCGCCCGCCGGGATGTGA
- a CDS encoding CBS domain-containing protein — protein MLKVSEILRVKGDTLYTASPDMPVAQAVQTMSEQDIGSLVIMEFGTLTGMLTFREIIRHMHAHGGAGDTTIRSIMDDAPVSVSPNTSADEVQRLMLEKHARYIPVMDGPTLMGVISFYDMAQAIVAAQQFENNMLKAYIRDWPAESAEPAQSGT, from the coding sequence ATGTTGAAGGTCAGTGAGATTTTGCGCGTCAAGGGCGATACGCTCTATACGGCGTCGCCGGACATGCCCGTGGCCCAGGCCGTGCAAACCATGAGCGAACAAGACATAGGCTCGCTGGTCATCATGGAATTCGGCACGTTGACCGGCATGCTTACGTTCCGCGAAATCATCCGCCACATGCACGCGCATGGTGGCGCGGGCGATACGACCATCCGGTCCATCATGGACGACGCGCCCGTCAGCGTTTCGCCCAACACCAGCGCCGACGAAGTCCAGCGCCTGATGCTGGAAAAGCACGCGCGCTACATCCCCGTCATGGACGGCCCCACGCTGATGGGCGTCATTTCGTTCTACGACATGGCGCAGGCCATCGTCGCGGCCCAGCAGTTCGAAAACAACATGCTGAAAGCCTACATTCGCGATTGGCCCGCCGAAAGCGCGGAACCGGCCCAGTCCGGAACCTGA
- a CDS encoding YihY family inner membrane protein → MNRPAEPAAATPAVKERPTSRISRVARTGRVFRFVFQRANEEKLLQVASSLTFTTVLAIVPMLAVVLSLFTAFPVFQEFRVALEDFLTTSLMPPSVSDNIMDYLNQFAHQASRLTAIGGAFLLVTSLLLIMTIDQAFNDIWRVSRQRPLPQRALVYWAIITLGPVLAGASLWATSFVARESLGLIKDVPEVISVVVSFIPLVLTGLGFAALFVVVPNRDVLWRDALVGGCVTAIVLEIMKSAFAFYLTRFPTYTVIYGAFATLPIFLLWIYLSWLAVLLGATLASSAPLIRLGRWHINRYPGASFVDALDALRALRRAQLSTPGGVAANTLASQLRLHQDELNEVLETLSAMGLATRSPDDNWMLTCDARETSLAPVVDRFLLDRSQSRVRNDPDILRIVSSVNSPQTTPTLEELCGEAQNTGNGVAPVLQLEANKK, encoded by the coding sequence ATGAATCGCCCCGCCGAGCCCGCCGCCGCTACGCCGGCGGTCAAAGAACGACCAACCTCGCGCATTTCCCGGGTCGCGAGGACCGGACGCGTATTTCGTTTCGTCTTCCAACGCGCCAACGAAGAGAAGCTGCTGCAGGTCGCCTCCAGCCTCACCTTCACCACCGTTCTGGCCATCGTCCCCATGCTCGCGGTGGTGCTGTCGCTGTTCACGGCCTTTCCCGTGTTCCAGGAATTCCGGGTCGCCCTCGAGGACTTCCTCACCACCAGCCTGATGCCGCCGTCCGTCTCGGACAACATCATGGATTACCTGAACCAGTTCGCCCATCAGGCATCGCGCCTGACCGCGATTGGCGGGGCGTTCCTGCTGGTCACGTCGCTGCTGTTGATCATGACGATCGACCAGGCCTTCAACGACATCTGGCGCGTCTCGCGCCAGCGCCCCTTGCCGCAACGTGCGCTGGTGTACTGGGCCATCATCACGCTTGGTCCCGTCCTGGCGGGCGCCAGCCTGTGGGCGACTTCGTTCGTGGCCCGCGAATCGCTGGGCCTCATCAAGGACGTGCCTGAAGTCATCAGTGTCGTCGTCTCGTTCATCCCGCTGGTGCTGACCGGCCTGGGCTTTGCCGCGCTGTTCGTTGTCGTGCCCAACCGCGACGTGCTGTGGCGCGACGCGTTGGTCGGGGGCTGCGTCACGGCCATCGTGCTGGAAATCATGAAGTCCGCGTTCGCCTTCTACCTGACGCGGTTTCCCACCTACACGGTCATCTACGGCGCGTTTGCCACCCTGCCCATCTTCCTCTTGTGGATCTACCTGTCCTGGCTGGCCGTGCTGCTGGGCGCAACGCTTGCCTCCAGTGCGCCGCTGATCCGGCTGGGACGCTGGCACATCAACCGCTACCCGGGCGCCTCGTTCGTCGATGCGCTGGACGCCTTGCGGGCGCTGCGCCGCGCGCAGTTGTCGACACCCGGCGGCGTGGCCGCCAACACGCTGGCTTCGCAACTGCGGCTGCATCAGGACGAACTCAACGAAGTCTTGGAAACGCTGAGCGCGATGGGACTGGCCACCCGCAGTCCCGACGACAACTGGATGCTGACGTGCGACGCGCGCGAAACCTCGCTGGCGCCTGTCGTGGATCGCTTCCTGCTGGACCGAAGCCAATCTCGCGTGCGCAACGACCCCGACATCCTGCGCATCGTATCGTCCGTAAATTCGCCGCAAACCACGCCAACGCTGGAAGAACTCTGCGGAGAAGCGCAAAATACCGGAAATGGAGTCGCCCCAGTGCTGCAACTGGAAGCGAACAAGAAATAG
- a CDS encoding DUF2069 domain-containing protein — MNPELNPRLRLVASVSLFALIVLCVAWETVVAPVRPGGSWMLLKALPLAFPLRGIVRGNLYTYQWAAMLSLLYLMEGVVRAMSDPAPLSVLMAWGEIILSTTFFLSAIFYVRPAKRAARSQRA, encoded by the coding sequence ATGAATCCCGAACTCAACCCCCGCTTGCGCCTCGTGGCCTCGGTTTCATTGTTTGCCCTGATCGTGCTGTGCGTCGCCTGGGAAACCGTGGTGGCGCCCGTGCGGCCGGGCGGTTCCTGGATGCTGCTGAAAGCCTTGCCGCTGGCGTTTCCGCTGCGCGGCATCGTGCGCGGCAATCTCTACACTTACCAGTGGGCGGCCATGCTGTCGCTGCTGTATCTGATGGAAGGCGTGGTGCGCGCCATGTCGGATCCGGCGCCGCTGTCCGTTTTGATGGCGTGGGGCGAGATCATCTTGTCCACCACCTTTTTCCTCAGCGCCATCTTCTATGTGCGGCCCGCCAAGCGCGCTGCCCGGAGTCAACGCGCATGA
- a CDS encoding protein adenylyltransferase SelO has product MNALSLSELQAVNSFAALPEAFYTRLAPRGLNNPRLLHANEQAAALIGLDPSVLTTPEFLQVFSGGQPLPGGDTLAAVYSGHQFGVWAGQLGDGRAHLLGEVQGPAGAWELQLKGSGMTPYSRMGDGRAVLRSSVREYLASEAMFGLGVPTTRALALVVSDDPVMRETVETAAIVTRMSPSFVRFGSFEHWSSRRQPDMLKTLADYVIDRYYPECRDVQTGNSASDTAPYVNLLREVTRRTALLMADWQAVGFCHGVMNTDNMSILGLTLDYGPYGFLDGFRLGHICNHSDAEGRYSWNRQPSVALWNLYRLGGSLHMLVQDADALRAVLDEFEAIFTRAFHDKMGAKMGLTAWRPEDEALLDDLLKLMDANQADFTLSWRRLADATQGQRSGFEDLFIDRPAAGAWLDRLLARHAQDGRPASETAAAMNGVNPLYVLRNHLAEEAIRAAKAGDASEIETLMKLLRNPFVAQDGFERYAGLPPDWAGEIEVSCSS; this is encoded by the coding sequence ATGAATGCCCTGTCCCTGTCCGAACTGCAAGCCGTCAATTCCTTTGCGGCCCTGCCCGAAGCCTTCTACACCCGGCTGGCGCCGCGTGGGCTGAACAATCCGCGCCTGCTGCATGCCAACGAGCAGGCGGCCGCCCTGATCGGCCTGGATCCGTCGGTCCTGACCACCCCCGAGTTCCTGCAGGTATTTTCCGGCGGCCAGCCTTTGCCGGGCGGGGATACGCTTGCTGCCGTCTATAGCGGTCACCAGTTCGGGGTGTGGGCGGGGCAGCTTGGCGATGGACGGGCGCATCTGCTGGGTGAAGTTCAAGGGCCCGCGGGCGCCTGGGAGCTGCAGCTCAAGGGCTCCGGCATGACGCCGTATTCGCGGATGGGCGACGGGCGGGCCGTGTTGCGGTCGTCCGTGCGCGAATACCTGGCCAGCGAGGCCATGTTCGGGCTGGGCGTGCCCACCACGCGTGCCCTGGCGCTGGTAGTCTCCGATGACCCGGTCATGCGCGAGACCGTCGAGACGGCGGCGATCGTGACCCGGATGTCGCCCAGTTTCGTCAGATTCGGCTCGTTTGAACATTGGTCATCGCGCCGTCAGCCCGATATGCTGAAAACGCTGGCCGATTATGTGATCGACCGCTACTACCCCGAATGCCGCGACGTGCAGACGGGAAATTCGGCGTCCGATACCGCCCCGTACGTGAATCTGCTGCGGGAAGTCACGCGGCGCACGGCGTTGCTGATGGCGGACTGGCAGGCAGTCGGGTTTTGCCACGGCGTCATGAATACCGACAATATGTCGATCCTGGGGCTGACGCTGGATTACGGTCCTTATGGTTTCCTGGACGGATTCCGGCTGGGCCATATCTGCAACCATTCGGATGCCGAGGGGCGTTACTCCTGGAATCGGCAGCCTTCCGTGGCGCTGTGGAACCTGTATCGGCTGGGCGGGAGTCTGCACATGCTCGTGCAGGACGCCGACGCGCTGCGCGCGGTGCTGGACGAATTCGAAGCCATTTTCACGCGCGCGTTCCATGACAAGATGGGCGCCAAGATGGGATTGACGGCGTGGCGACCGGAAGATGAGGCGCTGCTGGACGATCTGCTTAAACTGATGGACGCCAATCAGGCGGACTTTACGTTGTCTTGGCGGCGGCTGGCCGATGCCACGCAAGGACAGCGCAGCGGTTTTGAGGATTTGTTTATTGACCGGCCCGCCGCCGGCGCCTGGCTTGACCGCCTGCTGGCTCGCCATGCACAGGATGGAAGGCCCGCCTCGGAAACGGCGGCCGCCATGAATGGCGTGAATCCGTTATACGTGCTGCGCAACCATCTGGCGGAAGAGGCGATTCGCGCGGCCAAAGCTGGCGACGCCAGCGAAATTGAAACGCTCATGAAATTGCTGCGCAATCCCTTCGTCGCGCAGGACGGTTTTGAGCGCTATGCCGGCTTGCCGCCCGATTGGGCGGGCGAAATTGAAGTGAGTTGCTCGTCCTGA